A portion of the Cellulophaga algicola DSM 14237 genome contains these proteins:
- a CDS encoding cyclic nucleotide-binding domain-containing protein yields the protein MKEEISISQLQEKFPNGTIQTYEKGHTICFIHKKVRTFRWLLEGSIAYYISIDNPDKDILVCQNSEPFSTLGLNGFTTPKRYVYKVLVASQKAMFFEIPFAEIEAYLQEGHQNILLKNIGTKLYHLLHRALLKQSELLNPVRFQPFVEDRKFHISPVAEKEEIISLMRRSPFLDYFEEKQLSTMATFVERREYEADEVLYVQDGSSNGLFILIDGEVTIKRIENSIEIKQRSIKNSGFVFGWSCLLKQKDSCSAITRTRTSAYFIHDHDLMELFKKDDLFEGQFFQRLIWFMGNQLNAAFIRYVGLLGKHNLQAVFQLIKNNESRLSVSSPLHQVSHLLKSNNTKQLAYDALTSLLEDGSALERHIASLSLELLTEDQKECHFISGLQKIYSDVAERDATDLDLNRKICAKLTNQVFENVPYKIEGWENLPETTGHIFTYNHLINDTHYTLNNSFQITLDSHFISAKVLFEKYGEPGIRTVRIGRGQEYGHQNYYDNLGHINVYTKDSDQTSSEDVEQARNIFYEEASKHLSNNYNLIISPEGTSYRTEESPGPFKMGAFKLAAGQKKEPLIVPIILVNFDDRIGRSLFYCKIGAPFLLSEKITSKSNDAIYAFVQKYQAQYKVEVQKARDRAEELFITTGGTVHKEEPPAMWSNEIKRLKRRVSKLETQENLIAIYGSSSVRLWVHMQKDLLPFNTVNLGFGGSTFAWCIHYFDEIFVAVKPSKIVLYAGENDLNQGRTPQEVLADCHELVGMVKAKYPEVALALISLKPSVEREQMIPLIIETNLLLSKYIISDLNAQYINVFSHMISSDNRPIPELYLSDGLHLNKEGYTIWSSVIKNALQSVSLLELDN from the coding sequence TTGAAAGAAGAAATTAGTATTTCGCAACTGCAAGAAAAATTTCCTAATGGAACAATTCAAACTTATGAAAAAGGGCACACCATATGTTTTATTCATAAGAAGGTAAGAACGTTTAGGTGGCTTTTAGAAGGCAGCATAGCCTACTATATTTCTATAGACAACCCTGATAAAGATATATTAGTGTGTCAAAATTCTGAGCCGTTTTCTACACTAGGACTCAATGGGTTTACGACCCCGAAAAGATATGTTTATAAGGTATTAGTAGCTTCTCAAAAAGCAATGTTCTTTGAAATTCCTTTTGCAGAAATTGAAGCGTATTTGCAAGAAGGGCATCAAAATATACTTCTTAAAAATATTGGCACAAAATTATACCACCTTTTACACAGAGCACTATTAAAGCAATCTGAATTATTAAACCCGGTGCGGTTTCAACCTTTTGTAGAAGATCGTAAATTTCATATTTCACCTGTAGCAGAAAAAGAGGAGATTATTTCTCTTATGAGACGATCTCCGTTTTTAGATTATTTTGAGGAGAAACAATTGTCTACTATGGCAACATTTGTAGAACGTAGAGAATATGAAGCAGATGAAGTTTTATATGTTCAGGATGGTTCTAGTAATGGATTATTTATTTTGATTGATGGGGAAGTTACTATAAAGCGGATAGAGAATTCGATCGAAATTAAACAACGTTCCATCAAGAATTCAGGATTTGTATTTGGATGGTCTTGCCTCTTAAAACAAAAGGATAGCTGTTCGGCAATTACACGTACCAGAACTTCTGCCTATTTTATTCATGATCATGACTTAATGGAGTTGTTTAAAAAAGACGACCTTTTTGAAGGTCAGTTTTTTCAACGGTTAATCTGGTTTATGGGCAACCAATTAAACGCTGCATTCATAAGATATGTGGGTTTATTGGGTAAACATAATCTTCAGGCGGTATTTCAGCTCATTAAAAATAATGAATCACGCTTATCAGTTTCATCACCCTTACACCAAGTCTCTCATCTTTTAAAAAGTAACAATACAAAACAATTGGCTTATGATGCATTAACATCTTTGTTAGAGGATGGTAGTGCTTTGGAAAGGCATATTGCCTCTTTGAGTTTAGAATTGCTGACAGAGGATCAGAAAGAATGCCATTTTATAAGTGGATTGCAGAAAATATATTCGGATGTAGCAGAAAGGGATGCTACAGACCTTGATCTCAACCGTAAGATTTGTGCAAAATTAACCAATCAGGTTTTTGAAAATGTACCTTATAAGATTGAAGGTTGGGAGAACTTACCCGAGACTACAGGCCATATTTTTACCTATAACCATTTGATAAATGATACGCATTACACCTTAAATAACAGCTTTCAAATTACATTAGACTCCCATTTTATAAGTGCGAAGGTCTTATTTGAAAAATATGGAGAACCAGGCATTAGAACCGTCCGCATTGGCCGTGGGCAAGAATATGGGCACCAAAATTATTATGACAATTTAGGACATATTAATGTGTATACTAAAGATAGTGATCAGACGTCATCTGAAGATGTAGAACAGGCCCGAAATATATTTTATGAAGAAGCATCTAAACATTTAAGCAATAACTATAATCTAATTATTAGCCCTGAAGGAACATCCTATCGCACCGAAGAATCACCTGGTCCTTTTAAAATGGGAGCTTTTAAATTGGCTGCTGGCCAGAAAAAAGAACCGCTTATCGTACCTATTATTCTGGTGAATTTTGATGATAGAATAGGAAGGTCTTTGTTTTATTGCAAAATAGGAGCGCCCTTTTTATTAAGTGAAAAGATAACCTCAAAAAGTAACGATGCTATTTATGCTTTCGTACAAAAGTATCAAGCACAGTATAAAGTCGAGGTTCAAAAAGCTAGAGATAGGGCAGAAGAGTTGTTTATAACTACGGGAGGAACGGTGCATAAGGAAGAACCACCTGCTATGTGGTCTAATGAAATTAAAAGACTAAAAAGAAGGGTATCAAAATTAGAGACCCAAGAAAATCTTATCGCAATTTATGGAAGTTCTTCTGTGCGTTTGTGGGTGCATATGCAGAAAGATTTGCTGCCTTTTAATACCGTTAATCTTGGTTTTGGAGGCTCTACATTTGCATGGTGTATTCATTATTTTGATGAGATATTTGTTGCTGTAAAGCCATCCAAAATAGTACTTTATGCAGGAGAGAATGATTTGAATCAAGGCAGAACTCCGCAAGAAGTATTGGCAGACTGTCACGAATTAGTAGGCATGGTTAAAGCTAAATATCCGGAGGTAGCATTAGCTTTAATAAGTTTAAAGCCAAGTGTTGAGCGAGAGCAGATGATTCCGTTGATAATAGAAACCAATTTGTTGCTTTCAAAATATATAATTTCCGATTTAAATGCGCAGTATATAAATGTATTTAGCCATATGATTAGTAGCGATAACAGACCCATTCCTGAATTATATTTATCAGATGGGTTACATCTTAATAAAGAAGGGTATACCATCTGGAGCAGTGTTATTAAAAATGCTTTGCAGTCTGTATCTTTATTAGAATTGGATAATTAA
- a CDS encoding IS1595-like element ISCal1 family transposase: MDIFKGQNLLEFSDCFKTDNDCKEYLANIKSKTPFKCSRCNHIACQTRADFSRQCNICRHTESATADTLFHKVKFGVRKAFFICFEMATSTKSLSASYMGVRYGVTEKTARLFMLKVREAMSSSGNNPMDGVVHVDEFVLGGREETKVGRSYNAKKKKAVTAVQLTEDGKVKRMYAMKIDDFSAQSLQYIFVNHISRNAKITTDKWRGYSPIAKAYDITQIESNGGLNFKALHTMIHQVKSWIRTTYSWVSDNNLNRYFNEFCFRINRSQSKATIFNNLIVKMVNNDKINQAELISN, from the coding sequence ATGGATATTTTCAAGGGTCAAAATCTTCTAGAGTTCTCTGATTGCTTCAAAACGGACAATGATTGCAAAGAATATTTAGCAAATATTAAGTCTAAAACCCCTTTTAAATGTTCTAGATGCAATCATATAGCCTGTCAAACACGTGCTGATTTCTCTAGGCAATGTAATATTTGTAGACATACAGAATCCGCAACAGCAGATACATTATTTCACAAGGTAAAGTTTGGTGTTCGCAAAGCATTTTTTATTTGTTTTGAGATGGCTACAAGCACGAAAAGCTTATCTGCAAGTTATATGGGAGTACGTTACGGAGTAACAGAAAAAACAGCTAGACTTTTTATGCTTAAGGTCAGAGAAGCTATGTCTTCGAGTGGGAATAATCCTATGGACGGAGTTGTTCATGTAGATGAATTTGTTTTAGGGGGCAGAGAAGAAACAAAAGTTGGCAGAAGCTACAATGCTAAGAAAAAGAAGGCGGTTACAGCTGTTCAGCTTACAGAAGATGGAAAGGTAAAAAGAATGTATGCTATGAAAATAGATGATTTTTCAGCACAATCCTTACAATATATTTTTGTCAACCATATCAGCCGAAACGCAAAGATTACTACAGATAAATGGAGAGGCTATAGTCCTATTGCAAAGGCTTACGACATCACACAAATAGAAAGTAATGGAGGGTTAAATTTTAAAGCGCTTCATACAATGATACATCAGGTTAAATCTTGGATAAGAACAACTTATTCTTGGGTTAGTGACAATAATTTAAATAGATATTTCAATGAATTTTGTTTTAGAATAAACAGATCTCAAAGTAAAGCTACAATATTCAATAATCTTATTGTTAAAATGGTCAATAATGATAAAATCAATCAAGCTGAATTAATAAGTAATTAA